The Triticum aestivum cultivar Chinese Spring chromosome 3A, IWGSC CS RefSeq v2.1, whole genome shotgun sequence genome includes a region encoding these proteins:
- the LOC123059390 gene encoding expansin-B11 yields the protein MGKTCSFVLLGALVVLSQVVSPIACSGKLAKAAGHHKPAAVKGHKDQTTTNPSSSAAYGGGWLPAGATYYGNPNGAGSDGGACGYQTAVGYRPFSSMIAAGSSPLFMAGMGCGACYDVKCTSNSACSGKPVTVVITDLSPGNLYPGEPCHFDMSGTALGAMAKPGMADKLRAGGVIRMQYKRVPCKYPGVNIAFRVDQGSNPFYFKTLIEFVGDDGDLKAVALKEAGSGAWTPMAQDWGALWRLNNGRRLRAPFCLKLTSDSGRVLVVNNVIPANWKAGATYRSLVNYR from the exons ATGGGGAAAACTTGCTCCTTTGTGCTGCTTGGCGCACTGGTGGTGCTCTCACAAGTTGTGAGCCCCATTGCTTGCTCCGGCAAGCTCGCCAAGGCGGCCGGGCACCACAAGCCTGCTGCAGTCAAGGGCCACAAAGACCAGACCACCACTAACCCCTCTTCGTCCGCCGCATACGGCGGCGGCTGGTTACCCGCCGGCGCCACGTATTACGGTAACCCCAACGGCGCCGGAAGCGACG GTGGCGCGTGTGGCTACCAGACCGCTGTTGGGTACCGGCCGTTCTCGTCGATGATCGCCGCAGGGAGCTCGCCTCTATTCATGGCGGGCATGGGCTGCGGCGCGTGCTATGAT GTTAAATGCACGAGCAACTCAGCCTGCTCCGGGAAGCCTGTGACCGTCGTCATCACCGACCTGAGCCCCGGCAACCTCTACCCCGGCGAGCCGTGCCATTTCGACATGAGCGGCACCGCCCTGGGCGCCATGGCGAAGCCTGGCATGGCCGACAAGCTCCGCGCCGGCGGTGTCATCAGGATGCAGTACAAGAG GGTGCCATGCAAGTACCCTGGCGTCAACATTGCATTCAGGGTGGACCAGGGCTCCAACCCCTTCTACTTCAAGACCTTGATCGAGTTCGTGGGCGACGACGGTGACCTCAAGGCCGTGGCCCTCAAGGAGGCTGGCAGCGGCGCCTGGACGCCAATGGCGCAGGACTGGGGCGCACTGTGGCGCCTCAACAACGGCAGGCGGCTGCGCGCCCCATTCTGCCTCAAGCTCACATCCGACTCCGGCAGGGTCCTCGTCGTCAACAACGTCATTCCCGCCAACTGGAAGGCCGGGGCCACGTATCGCTCCCTGGTGAACTACCGCTAA